The genomic stretch AATCAGGTACAGCAATGCGCACGTTATTTTTCAACACAACTTGTGCTAGTTCTAAAATGCCTGGCATTGCTACAACGCCACCTGTTAAAACAAAACCACCAGGAATATCTCTGTATCCTAAACGGTTCACTTCCTGCGTTATCATTTCAAAAATCTCTTCTAATCTTGCTTCGATAATATCAGAGATTTCTAGTTGGTTAAACTGCTGGTGCTGATCGCTACCAATAATAGGTACGCTAAAAACCTCTTCTTCGGATGCATGGTCATAGAAAGCATGTCCATGCTTAATTTTAATAGCTTCTGCATCTTCTGTTGATGTTCGAAGTCCAATTGATAAATCCTTTGTAATATGTTCCCCACCAACTGCTACTACGGTCGTCACTTTTAAATGTCCTTGATCGAAAATAGCAATAGTCGTAGAGCCTCCGCCTATATCAACCAGTGCAACTCCTAGGTTTTTTTCATCGCGAGATAAAGCAATTGAACCAGAGGCAAGTGGCTGTAAGCAAATATCACTGATTTCTAAACCGGCTCTCTCTACACAGCGTAATAAGTTATGTAACACCGTTCTAGACCCTGTAATAATTGTGCCTTCCATTTCTAAGCGTACGCCAATCATCCCACGAGGATCATTAATTCCCTCTAATCCATCTACGATAAACTGCTTCGGAATAACATCAATGATTTCACGATCAGGTGGAATGGACATGACTTGTGCTGCATCAATTACTCGGTGAATATCTTCATTAGCAATTTCACGATTTTCACTTGATACCGCCACGACTCCATGACAATCTTGTAAAAACACGTGGTTCCCACTAATGCCTACGACTACCTTTTTAATTGTAATGCCAACCATTCTTTCAGCTTGTTCTATTGCTTTTCTAATTGATTGAACTGTTGCGTCTATATCAACGATAGAACCTTTTTTTAACCCGTGTGACTTTACATTCCCTACACCAATGATATTCAATGAATCGTTACTCATCTCTCCGATGATTACTTTCACACTGGATGTACCGATGTCTAAACTAACGTATATTTCATTGCTGTTCATTCTTTGGCACCTCCTTTTACATTCTACACATCTTTACTACTTTGACGTCAGAAGAACAACAAACTTTCAATTTAGCTTTTATTATATGAAAATATTCAACAAACTAAGCTGTTTCCCTTTTGTAAATTCAATTTTTTTCGACTTTTTCATGTTAATCTTTCAATTTCATTCAGTTAATCGGTTTGAATACAGTTTTGTACTGAACGCATATTTTTTCATAGAATAACTATTTACTATAACTATAAGTCTACACCATGAATGAAAGCTAGAAAAGCGAAATTTCAACGTTTACCTAATTATGTTACCTTTTTTAACACATTAAGGTTATATCATGTTCTGCACTCGCTGTTATTTCTATCCATTCAAAGAATGGGCAGCTATTCATCACTCTTCTGTTCATTTTTCTTATATGGTGTAAAAGAGTTTCCTTCCAGATCAATTACACCTTGTTGTTCTGGCGTTAGCTCTTTTACAATAGCCGGATAGTACACGATTTTTTCTGAGAAATTTTTAATCTTAGCACTAACTTCTCTACCATCGTTCATAAACACCTCAACTTGAAGGGGTTCTGCTTTGGTAGGCGTATAATAAATCTCTGAAATAGAACTTGCCAGGCTTACCGGCGTCTTCGCTAGTTCTTGTACCATCTCTTGAATAGCTTCTGGGTCATTCCATTCTACAAGCAAAGGAGCACTTGATATCATTTCGCTGCTCTTGATTGCTTTGAGAACTTTTCCATTTTCATTGACGGGGAAATATGTACCGTTTGAAAATACGTATGCTGTGCGCTCGTATTCTTTCACTTTAATTGTTACCTTATTAGGAAAGCTTTTAATAATCGTCGCTGTTTGAATTTCAGGATGTTTTTCTACCATCTCACTGACCTTATCTTTGTCGACTTCCCAATAGCTTGTTTTATTTGTTAGGTTGCTTGCTTTTATAACATCCTTACTACCCACATATTCGTTCCCTATAACTTCAATTTTTGAAATATTACTCAGGGATGACTGCGAATATACAATGAATAGAATAAGGATGAAAAAGAGTGATAAATAAAAGATAAGCCGCCTATTTGCTTTATGCTTACGCTGCTCTTTTAGCTTAGGCACGCGATCTTCAAGAACAATTAACTTGCTTTTATCTTTATCCATTTTGTTTCACCCTTACCCTGTTGAGAAAGCTCCCTGCTCTCCCTTACTCATTTTCCCAAATTCTTTGTTAGAATACCTTGATTATAGCATACAATCAAGATCCATCCCCTTGGTTTTTGCACTTTTTTCCATTGTTTTATCATTAACGACCTATTATTTCTACTTCTGTGTGCATATCAATGTCAAAGCGCTCTTTAATTGTTTTTTTCACATGATCAATCAATGCTAAGACATCGCTTGCCGTGCCGTTGCCTGTATTCACAATAAAGTTACCGTGCATTTCACTAATTTGAGCTCCACCGATTGAGTAACCTTTTAAGCCAGACTTTTCAATTAAATCTCCCGCATAGTTTGGTAGTGGATTTCTGAAAATACTACCTGCACAAGGGAAGTTCCAAGGCTGAGTTTCACGACGATAATCTTTGTTTTTTTGCATAACCCCTACGATTTCATCGCGAGTTCCTTTCTTCAGCTGTAGAACTGCCTGCACGCAAACTCCCGGGCGCTCTTTTTGTAAGATTGAGTTGCGGTACGAAAACTTCATCTCTTCATTTGAAAGCCATTCTAACGTTCCATCTTCAAACAAAATGTAAGCTTTTTCTAGTATTTGTGACATGTCAGAACCATGAGCACCTGCATTCATATAAACTGCACCGCCCACTGAACCTGGAATACCACTTGAAAATTCAAGCCCTGATAAACCTTGTTTGGTAATAACAGTAGCAAGTTTAATACTAGGGTATCCTCCACCTACTGTAACGCGCTCACCGTCAATTTGTAAATCATCAAGTCCTGCTCCAAGCTTAATGACAACACCCTCAATTCCTTTATCTGACACTAATAGGTTAGAGCCGCGTCCAATAGCTCTCCACTTCACGTTATGCTTGCGAATAATGTCCATTGCTATTTTTAGATTTTCTACAGAGCTTGGTTCTAAAAGAACATCTGCAGGCCCACCAATCTTCATTGTTGTATGCTTGGACAACGGTTCGTTTTCACGAACTCTTCCAATATTTAATTCCATTAATTCTTTTACTAACGCTTCCATAAGAACCTCCTACTAACCATTTTTACTGTTGTCATCCATCATTACATTTATTTATCGTATGACATTCACCTAAAGAATGTACGTCTATTTTAGATTTTAGTGAAGCTTTCAATATTATTTTATCAATTGTTTTAATATATTTCATGCAATAACCTATGTAAATAGGGTTTGCTAGCTTATTATAAAAAAACACTCAATCTTTCACATCATATCATAGTTGACAGTAGATTTGGTTATGACAACATTACATTTTTAAAACATTTCATTCAAAAATATCATACACCTGTAAAGAAACAAAATAAACCGCCAATTAACACCTATTTTTCATAGGTTTCATTGACGGTTTATCGTTACATTAGTATCATATCTTTAATAGCGAGAATAGCGGCTAACATTCAGCAATACTCCTACTGCGGCAAGCATTAAGGTTAGTGAAGAGCCTCCATAACTTAAAAAAGGCAGTGTAATACCGGTTACCGGCATTAATCCAGTTACTACTCCAATATTAATCATAACCTGAATAGCAACCATTGAAATAATCCCAAGCGCTAAGAAACTACCGTACAAATCGGGCGCACCTAGAGCTACTCGTATACCACGCCATAATAACAAACTAAATAACACTAAAACTAGTGAGCCTCCTATAAAACCAAGCTCTTCTGACAAAATCGCAAAGATAAAATCTGTTTGAGGCTCTGGGAGGTAGAAGAACTTCTGTCTGCTTTGTCCCAAGCCTAACCCTAAAAGCCCTCCTGGTCCAATTGCATATAAGGATTGAATAATTTGAAAACCACTTCCTAACGGATCTTCCCATGGATCTAAAAACGATGTAATTCGTTTAATTCGATATGGAGCAGATAGTACAAGTACAACAAATCCTCCAATCCCCAATAACCCTAGACCTACAAAGTGACTAATACGAGCTCCTGAGACAAAAATCATAACGATACATGTTCCAACTAGTACGGTTCCTGTTCCTAAATCCGGCTGAAGCATAATGATACCAAAAGCTAAGAAAACAAAAGATAAAGCTGGTAGCATGCCTTTTTTAAAAGAGGTTATGTTCTTTTGATTCTCCGATAAATATTTGGCTAAAAAGGTAATCATTGCGAACTTCATAAATTCCGACGGCTGAATTGAAAAAGCGCCTACACCTATCCAACTTTGAGAACCGTTCCTTACTAAACCTACACCCGGAATCAAAACCAATATTAATAGTACAAAACAAATAATGACAAGCGTTTTGGACCACGTGCGCCACGTCCAATAGTCAATGTTCATGATGACAAACATAGCACATATGCCGAGCCCAGCAAATAAAAGCTGACGCTTAGCAAAAAAGAATGAATCCTCAAACTTATATGTAGCCCATACCGCGCTTGCACTGTAAACCATAATAAGTCCAATCGTTAAAAGAGATAGTGTAACGATTATAAGAAAAAAATCTGGCGTAGACCTTTTCGTCGACAATGTCATGCACCTCGAAACAATAGATTAGGGCTCTTGTTTTCTAGGTGTTTAGACAAGCCCTTATTTCAGTTTATGCACAGACTTGATAAACATGTCTCCACGTTCTTCAAAAGTTTTGAACTGATCCCAGCTTGCACAAGCTGGAGATAATAGTACAACATCATCTTCTTCTGAACAGTCATATGCTTCAATTACTGCTTGTTTAACATTATCGACACGTTTAACGACTTGTATTCCTGCTTCTTTTGCGACACGCTCAATTTTTGGTGCCGTTTCACCAAATGTAATAACAGCTTTCACATGTTCAAACGATGGCTTTAATTCATCAAACTCATTACCTCGGTCCAATCCACCAGCTAACAAAATGGTAGGCTGTGTAAAAGCAGACAGCGCTACTTTTGTTGCCAATATATTAGTAGCTTTAGAGTCGTTGTAGAATTTACGTTTGTTAATGGTTGTCACATACTGAACGCGATGTTTAACTCCTGCAAATGTTGTAAGCACTCGATATATCGCTTCATTTGAACAACCTAATAACTTAACGACCGCAATCGCTGCTAAAATATTCTCTAAATTATGCTTACCGGGTAAAACAACATCTTTTACATTCATAACCGCTTCGTTGCGGAAGTAAAGCTGGTTGTTTAATAGGTAGGCACCGTCTTTTACTTCTTCATTAACAGAAAACGGCACAATTTGTGCAGCAATACTTTTACTTGCTTTTTTTACTTCTGAATCATCCATGTTAACTACAGCAAAATCATCTTGTGTTTGATTTTTAAAGATATTTGCTTTTGCTTGCGCATACTCTTCCTTTGTACCGTGGTAATCTAGGTGCGCTTCAAATAGATTCAAGAATAAAGAAATCTTAGGTTTAAACGTTTCAATACCCATCAATTGAAAAGAAGAAAGTTCCGTCACAATAACGTTTTCCGGCTTTGCTTCCTGCGCTACTTCACAAGCCACTGTACCAATATTACCTGCAATTAGCGGACTTTTACGATCCTCTTCTAGCAT from Bacillus sp. 1780r2a1 encodes the following:
- a CDS encoding cell division protein FtsQ/DivIB produces the protein MDKDKSKLIVLEDRVPKLKEQRKHKANRRLIFYLSLFFILILFIVYSQSSLSNISKIEVIGNEYVGSKDVIKASNLTNKTSYWEVDKDKVSEMVEKHPEIQTATIIKSFPNKVTIKVKEYERTAYVFSNGTYFPVNENGKVLKAIKSSEMISSAPLLVEWNDPEAIQEMVQELAKTPVSLASSISEIYYTPTKAEPLQVEVFMNDGREVSAKIKNFSEKIVYYPAIVKELTPEQQGVIDLEGNSFTPYKKNEQKSDE
- the murD gene encoding UDP-N-acetylmuramoyl-L-alanine--D-glutamate ligase produces the protein MKTIDGYQGKQVLILGLAKSGLAAAKLVKSLGAKVVVNDQKPYEENDAAQQLEAIGIKVVCGHHPLELLDGVEVIIKNPGIPYSNPLLQEALKRKLSIITEVELAYQISEAPFIGITGSNGKTTTTTLIYKMLEEDRKSPLIAGNIGTVACEVAQEAKPENVIVTELSSFQLMGIETFKPKISLFLNLFEAHLDYHGTKEEYAQAKANIFKNQTQDDFAVVNMDDSEVKKASKSIAAQIVPFSVNEEVKDGAYLLNNQLYFRNEAVMNVKDVVLPGKHNLENILAAIAVVKLLGCSNEAIYRVLTTFAGVKHRVQYVTTINKRKFYNDSKATNILATKVALSAFTQPTILLAGGLDRGNEFDELKPSFEHVKAVITFGETAPKIERVAKEAGIQVVKRVDNVKQAVIEAYDCSEEDDVVLLSPACASWDQFKTFEERGDMFIKSVHKLK
- the murB gene encoding UDP-N-acetylmuramate dehydrogenase, which gives rise to MEALVKELMELNIGRVRENEPLSKHTTMKIGGPADVLLEPSSVENLKIAMDIIRKHNVKWRAIGRGSNLLVSDKGIEGVVIKLGAGLDDLQIDGERVTVGGGYPSIKLATVITKQGLSGLEFSSGIPGSVGGAVYMNAGAHGSDMSQILEKAYILFEDGTLEWLSNEEMKFSYRNSILQKERPGVCVQAVLQLKKGTRDEIVGVMQKNKDYRRETQPWNFPCAGSIFRNPLPNYAGDLIEKSGLKGYSIGGAQISEMHGNFIVNTGNGTASDVLALIDHVKKTIKERFDIDMHTEVEIIGR
- the ftsA gene encoding cell division protein FtsA encodes the protein MNSNEIYVSLDIGTSSVKVIIGEMSNDSLNIIGVGNVKSHGLKKGSIVDIDATVQSIRKAIEQAERMVGITIKKVVVGISGNHVFLQDCHGVVAVSSENREIANEDIHRVIDAAQVMSIPPDREIIDVIPKQFIVDGLEGINDPRGMIGVRLEMEGTIITGSRTVLHNLLRCVERAGLEISDICLQPLASGSIALSRDEKNLGVALVDIGGGSTTIAIFDQGHLKVTTVVAVGGEHITKDLSIGLRTSTEDAEAIKIKHGHAFYDHASEEEVFSVPIIGSDQHQQFNQLEISDIIEARLEEIFEMITQEVNRLGYRDIPGGFVLTGGVVAMPGILELAQVVLKNNVRIAVPDYIGVREPHYTTGVGLIKFAYKNAKIQGREIGAPVVEEQVFEEEFVPAAKPQQQQVQPQQSSEKPKKKNDQNLMKKFFGYFFD
- the spoVE gene encoding stage V sporulation protein E, producing MSTKRSTPDFFLIIVTLSLLTIGLIMVYSASAVWATYKFEDSFFFAKRQLLFAGLGICAMFVIMNIDYWTWRTWSKTLVIICFVLLILVLIPGVGLVRNGSQSWIGVGAFSIQPSEFMKFAMITFLAKYLSENQKNITSFKKGMLPALSFVFLAFGIIMLQPDLGTGTVLVGTCIVMIFVSGARISHFVGLGLLGIGGFVVLVLSAPYRIKRITSFLDPWEDPLGSGFQIIQSLYAIGPGGLLGLGLGQSRQKFFYLPEPQTDFIFAILSEELGFIGGSLVLVLFSLLLWRGIRVALGAPDLYGSFLALGIISMVAIQVMINIGVVTGLMPVTGITLPFLSYGGSSLTLMLAAVGVLLNVSRYSRY